A single window of Vanessa tameamea isolate UH-Manoa-2023 chromosome 5, ilVanTame1 primary haplotype, whole genome shotgun sequence DNA harbors:
- the LOC113392567 gene encoding dynamin isoform X1, with amino-acid sequence MAGNFGMQQLIPVVNKLQDAFVQMGVHMSLDLPQIAVVGGQSAGKSSVLENFVGRDFLPRGSGIVTRRPLILQLIHSNTEYAEFLHCKGKKFVDFNEVRGEIEAETDRITGSNKGISPVPINLRVYSPNVLNLTLIDLPGLTKVPIGDQPVDIEQQIKAMIFQFIRRESCLILAVTPANTDLANSDALKLAKEVDPQGLRTIGVITKLDLMDEGTDARDVLENKLLPLRRGYIGVVNRSQKDIDGRKDISAALAAERKFFLSHPSYRHIADRLGTPYLQRVLNQQLTNHIRDTLPGLRDKLQKQLLTLEKDVEQYKHFRPDDPSIKTKAMLQMIQQLQTDFERTIEGSGSAQINTNELSGGAKINRLFHERFPFEIVKMEFDEKELRREIAFAIRNIHGIRVGLFTPDMAFEAIVKKQIARLKEPSLKCVDLVVQELSNVVRVCTERMSRYPRLREETERIIMSHVRSREQQCKEQLVLFVDCELAYMNTNHEDFIGFAKLDIPAQNQSENSAKSGHRALGNQVIRKGYMCIHNLGIMKGGSRDYWFVLTSESISWFKDEEEREKKYMLPLDGLKLRDLEQGFMSRRHMFALFNPEGRNVYKDYKQLELSCETQDDVDSWKASFLRAGVYPEKTSEAANGEDSEGNELFLPFPGLGGNKRSSDTSGTSSMDPQLERQVETIRNLVDSYMRIVTKTTRDLVPKTIMMMIINNAKDFINGELLAHLYASGDQSQMMEESPEEALKREEMLRMYHACKEALRIIGDVSMATVSTPVPPPVKNDWLESRLDSNPRLSPPSPGGPRRAAPAQQGSLGQRGAPPVPGGAGRPAPPLPSRPGGAAPPPPGARPLPSQGLPAPLIPTRPGPGAATQLPPHVRQQINQAVGQAVTGAALNELSSAFARFNRPVPNVPPKLPERPQNGRPF; translated from the exons atggCTGGAAATTTTGGAATGCAACAGCTAATTCCCGTTGTAAACAAATTGCAAGATGCATTTGTTCAAATGGGCGTGCACATGTCCTTAGATCTTCCTCAAATTGCAGTTGTGGGTGGTCAATCCGCTGGAAAAAGTTCTGTGCTAGAAAATTTTGTAGGCAG AGACTTCTTGCCTCGTGGGTCGGGCATAGTCACCAGGCGACCCTTAATTCTGCAACTAATACATTCAAATACAG AATATGCGGAATTTCTCCACTGCAAGGGTAAAAAGTTCGTCGATTTCAATGAGGTGCGAGGGGAAATCGAGGCAGAGACGGATCGCATTACAGGCTCAAACAAGGGCATCTCGCCTGTGCCTATCAACTTGCGCGTCTATTCGCCAAATG TTCTCAATCTTACGTTGATCGACTTGCCCGGTTTGACGAAGGTGCCAATCGGAGATCAGCCGGTTGATATCGAACAACAGATCAAAGCCATGATATTCCAGTTCATACGGCGCGAGTCGTGCCTCATCCTCGCCGTCACGCCGGCTAACACCGACTTGGCGAACAGCGATGCCTTAAAACTTGCCAAAGAAGTAGACCCTCAAG GTCTTCGTACAATCGGCGTAATCACAAAGCTGGATCTCATGGACGAAGGAACGGACGCTCGTGACGTACTGGAGAACAAGCTGCTGCCACTCAGACGAGGCTACATCGGCGTTGTCAACCGTTCACAGAAGGATATCGACGGAAGGAAGGACATATCTGCCGCGCTCGCGGCTGAGAGGAAATTCTTCCTCAG TCATCCATCATACCGACACATTGCGGATCGACTGGGCACCCCGTACCTGCAGCGCGTACTGAACCAACAGCTCACCAACCACATCCGCGACACTCTGCCCGGCTTGCGAGATAAGTTGCAGAAACAACTGCTCACCCTCGAGAAAGATGTTGAACAGTACAAGCACTTCCGACCAGACGACCCATCCATCAAGACCAAGGCTATGTTGCa AATGATCCAGCAGCTACAGACGGACTTCGAAAGGACGATCGAAGGTTCTGGATCGGCACAGATAAACACGAACGAGCTCTCGGGAGGTGCGAAAATAAACAGATTGTTCCACGAACGGTTCCCATTCGAAATTGTTAAAATGGAATTCGATGAAAAAGAACTGCGTCGAGAAATTGCATTCGCTATTCGAAATATTCACGGTATCAGA gtGGGTCTTTTCACTCCGGATATGGCGTTCGAAGCGATAGTAAAGAAACAAATCGCTCGTCTAAAAGAGCCGAGTCTCAAGTGTGTTGACTTAGTCGTGCAGGAGTTGTCGAATGTCGTTCGCGTTTGTACAGAGAGG ATGTCGCGCTACCCGCGCCTGCGCGAGGAGACGGAGCGCATCATCATGTCGCACGTGCGCTCGCGCGAGCAGCAGTGCAAGGAGCAGCTCGTGCTGTTCGTGGACTGCGAGCTGGCCTACATGAACACCAACCACGAAGACTTCATCGGTTTCGCCAAGTTAGACATACC cgCACAGAATCAATCTGAAAACTCGGCAAAGTCAGGTCACCGCGCACTTGGCAACCAAGTCATCAGAAAAGGGTACATGTGCATACACAATCTTGGAATCATGAAAG GTGGGTCCCGTGACTACTGGTTCGTGCTGACGTCGGAGAGCATCTCGTGGTTCAAGGACGAGGAGGAGCGCGAGAAGAAGTATATGTTGCCGCTCGACGGGCTCAAGCTGCGTGACCTCGAACAGGGTTTCATGTCTCGCCGGCACATGTTCGCTCTCTTCAACCCGGAGGGCAGAAATGTCTACAAA GACTATAAGCAGTTAGAGTTATCATGTGAAACTCAGGACGATGTTGACTCTTGGAAAGCATCTTTCCTGCGAGCTGGTGTCTACCCTGAAAAGACTTCAGAAGCAGCTAACGGTGAAGAT AGCGAAGGAAATGAG ttatttctgCCTTTCCCGGGGTTGGGTGGAAATAAAAGA AGCTCGGACACGTCAGGTACTAGCAGCATGGATCCGCAGTTGGAGCGCCAAGTAGAGACCATTCGCAACCTTGTCGACTCCTACATGCGCATCGTGACCAAGACCACACGTGACCTCGTGCCCAAGACCATCATGATGATGATCATAAACAACGCCAAAGATTTCATCAACGGGGAACTCCTCGCGCATCTCTACGCGTCTGGTGATCAG TCTCAAATGATGGAAGAGTCTCCGGAGGAAGCGCTGAAGCGCGAAGAGATGTTGCGCATGTACCACGCGTGCAAGGAGGCGCTGCGCATCATCGGGGACGTGTCCATGGCCACCGTCAGCACGCCCGTGCCGCCGCCCGTCAAGAACGACTGGCTCGAGAGCCGCCTCGACTCCAACCCGCGCCTGTCGCCGCCCTCGCCCGGCGGGccccgccgcgccgcgcccgcgcagCAAG GCTCGCTGGGCCAGCGCGGCGCGCCGCCGGTGCCGGGCGGCGCGGGGCGGCCGGCGCCGCCGCTGCCGTCGCGGCCCGGCGGGGCGGCGCCGCCCCCGCCCGGCGCGCGCCCGCTGCCGTCGCAGGGCCTGCCCGCGCCCCTCATACCCAC ACGGCCGGGCCCGGGCGCGGCGACGCAGCTGCCGCCGCACGTGCGCCAGCAGATCAACCAGGCCGTGGGGCAGGCCGTCACCGGCGCCGCGCTCAACGAGCTCAGCTCCGCCTTCGCCAGATTCAA cCGACCAGTGCCAAATGTGCCGCCAAAGCTGCCCGAGCGACCGCAGAACGGACGGCCATTTTGA
- the LOC113392567 gene encoding dynamin isoform X14, which produces MAGNFGMQQLIPVVNKLQDAFVQMGVHMSLDLPQIAVVGGQSAGKSSVLENFVGRDFLPRGSGIVTRRPLILQLIHSNTEYAEFLHCKGKKFVDFNEVRGEIEAETDRITGSNKGISPVPINLRVYSPNVLNLTLIDLPGLTKVPIGDQPVDIEQQIKAMIFQFIRRESCLILAVTPANTDLANSDALKLAKEVDPQGLRTIGVITKLDLMDEGTDARDVLENKLLPLRRGYIGVVNRSQKDIDGRKDISAALAAERKFFLSHPSYRHIADRLGTPYLQRVLNQQLTNHIRDTLPGLRDKLQKQLLTLEKDVEQYKHFRPDDPSIKTKAMLQMIQQLQTDFERTIEGSGSAQINTNELSGGAKINRLFHERFPFEIVKMEFDEKELRREIAFAIRNIHGIRVGLFTPDMAFEAIVKKQIARLKEPSLKCVDLVVQELSNVVRVCTERMSRYPRLREETERIIMSHVRSREQQCKEQLVLFVDCELAYMNTNHEDFIGFANAQNQSENSAKSGHRALGNQVIRKGYMCIHNLGIMKGGSRDYWFVLTSESISWFKDEEEREKKYMLPLDGLKLRDLEQGFMSRRHMFALFNPEGRNVYKDYKQLELSCETQDDVDSWKASFLRAGVYPEKTSEAANGEDSSDTSGTSSMDPQLERQVETIRNLVDSYMRIVTKTTRDLVPKTIMMMIINNAKDFINGELLAHLYASGDQSQMMEESPEEALKREEMLRMYHACKEALRIIGDVSMATVSTPVPPPVKNDWLESRLDSNPRLSPPSPGGPRRAAPAQQGSLGQRGAPPVPGGAGRPAPPLPSRPGGAAPPPPGARPLPSQGLPAPLIPTRPGPGAATQLPPHVRQQINQAVGQAVTGAALNELSSAFARFNRPVPNVPPKLPERPQNGRPF; this is translated from the exons atggCTGGAAATTTTGGAATGCAACAGCTAATTCCCGTTGTAAACAAATTGCAAGATGCATTTGTTCAAATGGGCGTGCACATGTCCTTAGATCTTCCTCAAATTGCAGTTGTGGGTGGTCAATCCGCTGGAAAAAGTTCTGTGCTAGAAAATTTTGTAGGCAG AGACTTCTTGCCTCGTGGGTCGGGCATAGTCACCAGGCGACCCTTAATTCTGCAACTAATACATTCAAATACAG AATATGCGGAATTTCTCCACTGCAAGGGTAAAAAGTTCGTCGATTTCAATGAGGTGCGAGGGGAAATCGAGGCAGAGACGGATCGCATTACAGGCTCAAACAAGGGCATCTCGCCTGTGCCTATCAACTTGCGCGTCTATTCGCCAAATG TTCTCAATCTTACGTTGATCGACTTGCCCGGTTTGACGAAGGTGCCAATCGGAGATCAGCCGGTTGATATCGAACAACAGATCAAAGCCATGATATTCCAGTTCATACGGCGCGAGTCGTGCCTCATCCTCGCCGTCACGCCGGCTAACACCGACTTGGCGAACAGCGATGCCTTAAAACTTGCCAAAGAAGTAGACCCTCAAG GTCTTCGTACAATCGGCGTAATCACAAAGCTGGATCTCATGGACGAAGGAACGGACGCTCGTGACGTACTGGAGAACAAGCTGCTGCCACTCAGACGAGGCTACATCGGCGTTGTCAACCGTTCACAGAAGGATATCGACGGAAGGAAGGACATATCTGCCGCGCTCGCGGCTGAGAGGAAATTCTTCCTCAG TCATCCATCATACCGACACATTGCGGATCGACTGGGCACCCCGTACCTGCAGCGCGTACTGAACCAACAGCTCACCAACCACATCCGCGACACTCTGCCCGGCTTGCGAGATAAGTTGCAGAAACAACTGCTCACCCTCGAGAAAGATGTTGAACAGTACAAGCACTTCCGACCAGACGACCCATCCATCAAGACCAAGGCTATGTTGCa AATGATCCAGCAGCTACAGACGGACTTCGAAAGGACGATCGAAGGTTCTGGATCGGCACAGATAAACACGAACGAGCTCTCGGGAGGTGCGAAAATAAACAGATTGTTCCACGAACGGTTCCCATTCGAAATTGTTAAAATGGAATTCGATGAAAAAGAACTGCGTCGAGAAATTGCATTCGCTATTCGAAATATTCACGGTATCAGA gtGGGTCTTTTCACTCCGGATATGGCGTTCGAAGCGATAGTAAAGAAACAAATCGCTCGTCTAAAAGAGCCGAGTCTCAAGTGTGTTGACTTAGTCGTGCAGGAGTTGTCGAATGTCGTTCGCGTTTGTACAGAGAGG ATGTCGCGCTACCCGCGCCTGCGCGAGGAGACGGAGCGCATCATCATGTCGCACGTGCGCTCGCGCGAGCAGCAGTGCAAGGAGCAGCTCGTGCTGTTCGTGGACTGCGAGCTGGCCTACATGAACACCAACCACGAAGACTTCATCGGTTTCGCCAA cgCACAGAATCAATCTGAAAACTCGGCAAAGTCAGGTCACCGCGCACTTGGCAACCAAGTCATCAGAAAAGGGTACATGTGCATACACAATCTTGGAATCATGAAAG GTGGGTCCCGTGACTACTGGTTCGTGCTGACGTCGGAGAGCATCTCGTGGTTCAAGGACGAGGAGGAGCGCGAGAAGAAGTATATGTTGCCGCTCGACGGGCTCAAGCTGCGTGACCTCGAACAGGGTTTCATGTCTCGCCGGCACATGTTCGCTCTCTTCAACCCGGAGGGCAGAAATGTCTACAAA GACTATAAGCAGTTAGAGTTATCATGTGAAACTCAGGACGATGTTGACTCTTGGAAAGCATCTTTCCTGCGAGCTGGTGTCTACCCTGAAAAGACTTCAGAAGCAGCTAACGGTGAAGAT AGCTCGGACACGTCAGGTACTAGCAGCATGGATCCGCAGTTGGAGCGCCAAGTAGAGACCATTCGCAACCTTGTCGACTCCTACATGCGCATCGTGACCAAGACCACACGTGACCTCGTGCCCAAGACCATCATGATGATGATCATAAACAACGCCAAAGATTTCATCAACGGGGAACTCCTCGCGCATCTCTACGCGTCTGGTGATCAG TCTCAAATGATGGAAGAGTCTCCGGAGGAAGCGCTGAAGCGCGAAGAGATGTTGCGCATGTACCACGCGTGCAAGGAGGCGCTGCGCATCATCGGGGACGTGTCCATGGCCACCGTCAGCACGCCCGTGCCGCCGCCCGTCAAGAACGACTGGCTCGAGAGCCGCCTCGACTCCAACCCGCGCCTGTCGCCGCCCTCGCCCGGCGGGccccgccgcgccgcgcccgcgcagCAAG GCTCGCTGGGCCAGCGCGGCGCGCCGCCGGTGCCGGGCGGCGCGGGGCGGCCGGCGCCGCCGCTGCCGTCGCGGCCCGGCGGGGCGGCGCCGCCCCCGCCCGGCGCGCGCCCGCTGCCGTCGCAGGGCCTGCCCGCGCCCCTCATACCCAC ACGGCCGGGCCCGGGCGCGGCGACGCAGCTGCCGCCGCACGTGCGCCAGCAGATCAACCAGGCCGTGGGGCAGGCCGTCACCGGCGCCGCGCTCAACGAGCTCAGCTCCGCCTTCGCCAGATTCAA cCGACCAGTGCCAAATGTGCCGCCAAAGCTGCCCGAGCGACCGCAGAACGGACGGCCATTTTGA
- the LOC113392567 gene encoding dynamin isoform X7, with protein sequence MAGNFGMQQLIPVVNKLQDAFVQMGVHMSLDLPQIAVVGGQSAGKSSVLENFVGRDFLPRGSGIVTRRPLILQLIHSNTEYAEFLHCKGKKFVDFNEVRGEIEAETDRITGSNKGISPVPINLRVYSPNVLNLTLIDLPGLTKVPIGDQPVDIEQQIKAMIFQFIRRESCLILAVTPANTDLANSDALKLAKEVDPQGLRTIGVITKLDLMDEGTDARDVLENKLLPLRRGYIGVVNRSQKDIDGRKDISAALAAERKFFLSHPSYRHIADRLGTPYLQRVLNQQLTNHIRDTLPGLRDKLQKQLLTLEKDVEQYKHFRPDDPSIKTKAMLQMIQQLQTDFERTIEGSGSAQINTNELSGGAKINRLFHERFPFEIVKMEFDEKELRREIAFAIRNIHGIRVGLFTPDMAFEAIVKKQIARLKEPSLKCVDLVVQELSNVVRVCTERMSRYPRLREETERIIMSHVRSREQQCKEQLVLFVDCELAYMNTNHEDFIGFAKLDIPAQNQSENSAKSGHRALGNQVIRKGYMCIHNLGIMKGGSRDYWFVLTSESISWFKDEEEREKKYMLPLDGLKLRDLEQGFMSRRHMFALFNPEGRNVYKDYKQLELSCETQDDVDSWKASFLRAGVYPEKTSEAANGEDSEGNESSDTSGTSSMDPQLERQVETIRNLVDSYMRIVTKTTRDLVPKTIMMMIINNAKDFINGELLAHLYASGDQSQMMEESPEEALKREEMLRMYHACKEALRIIGDVSMATVSTPVPPPVKNDWLESRLDSNPRLSPPSPGGPRRAAPAQQGSLGQRGAPPVPGGAGRPAPPLPSRPGGAAPPPPGARPLPSQGLPAPLIPTRPGPGAATQLPPHVRQQINQAVGQAVTGAALNELSSAFARFNRPVPNVPPKLPERPQNGRPF encoded by the exons atggCTGGAAATTTTGGAATGCAACAGCTAATTCCCGTTGTAAACAAATTGCAAGATGCATTTGTTCAAATGGGCGTGCACATGTCCTTAGATCTTCCTCAAATTGCAGTTGTGGGTGGTCAATCCGCTGGAAAAAGTTCTGTGCTAGAAAATTTTGTAGGCAG AGACTTCTTGCCTCGTGGGTCGGGCATAGTCACCAGGCGACCCTTAATTCTGCAACTAATACATTCAAATACAG AATATGCGGAATTTCTCCACTGCAAGGGTAAAAAGTTCGTCGATTTCAATGAGGTGCGAGGGGAAATCGAGGCAGAGACGGATCGCATTACAGGCTCAAACAAGGGCATCTCGCCTGTGCCTATCAACTTGCGCGTCTATTCGCCAAATG TTCTCAATCTTACGTTGATCGACTTGCCCGGTTTGACGAAGGTGCCAATCGGAGATCAGCCGGTTGATATCGAACAACAGATCAAAGCCATGATATTCCAGTTCATACGGCGCGAGTCGTGCCTCATCCTCGCCGTCACGCCGGCTAACACCGACTTGGCGAACAGCGATGCCTTAAAACTTGCCAAAGAAGTAGACCCTCAAG GTCTTCGTACAATCGGCGTAATCACAAAGCTGGATCTCATGGACGAAGGAACGGACGCTCGTGACGTACTGGAGAACAAGCTGCTGCCACTCAGACGAGGCTACATCGGCGTTGTCAACCGTTCACAGAAGGATATCGACGGAAGGAAGGACATATCTGCCGCGCTCGCGGCTGAGAGGAAATTCTTCCTCAG TCATCCATCATACCGACACATTGCGGATCGACTGGGCACCCCGTACCTGCAGCGCGTACTGAACCAACAGCTCACCAACCACATCCGCGACACTCTGCCCGGCTTGCGAGATAAGTTGCAGAAACAACTGCTCACCCTCGAGAAAGATGTTGAACAGTACAAGCACTTCCGACCAGACGACCCATCCATCAAGACCAAGGCTATGTTGCa AATGATCCAGCAGCTACAGACGGACTTCGAAAGGACGATCGAAGGTTCTGGATCGGCACAGATAAACACGAACGAGCTCTCGGGAGGTGCGAAAATAAACAGATTGTTCCACGAACGGTTCCCATTCGAAATTGTTAAAATGGAATTCGATGAAAAAGAACTGCGTCGAGAAATTGCATTCGCTATTCGAAATATTCACGGTATCAGA gtGGGTCTTTTCACTCCGGATATGGCGTTCGAAGCGATAGTAAAGAAACAAATCGCTCGTCTAAAAGAGCCGAGTCTCAAGTGTGTTGACTTAGTCGTGCAGGAGTTGTCGAATGTCGTTCGCGTTTGTACAGAGAGG ATGTCGCGCTACCCGCGCCTGCGCGAGGAGACGGAGCGCATCATCATGTCGCACGTGCGCTCGCGCGAGCAGCAGTGCAAGGAGCAGCTCGTGCTGTTCGTGGACTGCGAGCTGGCCTACATGAACACCAACCACGAAGACTTCATCGGTTTCGCCAAGTTAGACATACC cgCACAGAATCAATCTGAAAACTCGGCAAAGTCAGGTCACCGCGCACTTGGCAACCAAGTCATCAGAAAAGGGTACATGTGCATACACAATCTTGGAATCATGAAAG GTGGGTCCCGTGACTACTGGTTCGTGCTGACGTCGGAGAGCATCTCGTGGTTCAAGGACGAGGAGGAGCGCGAGAAGAAGTATATGTTGCCGCTCGACGGGCTCAAGCTGCGTGACCTCGAACAGGGTTTCATGTCTCGCCGGCACATGTTCGCTCTCTTCAACCCGGAGGGCAGAAATGTCTACAAA GACTATAAGCAGTTAGAGTTATCATGTGAAACTCAGGACGATGTTGACTCTTGGAAAGCATCTTTCCTGCGAGCTGGTGTCTACCCTGAAAAGACTTCAGAAGCAGCTAACGGTGAAGAT AGCGAAGGAAATGAG AGCTCGGACACGTCAGGTACTAGCAGCATGGATCCGCAGTTGGAGCGCCAAGTAGAGACCATTCGCAACCTTGTCGACTCCTACATGCGCATCGTGACCAAGACCACACGTGACCTCGTGCCCAAGACCATCATGATGATGATCATAAACAACGCCAAAGATTTCATCAACGGGGAACTCCTCGCGCATCTCTACGCGTCTGGTGATCAG TCTCAAATGATGGAAGAGTCTCCGGAGGAAGCGCTGAAGCGCGAAGAGATGTTGCGCATGTACCACGCGTGCAAGGAGGCGCTGCGCATCATCGGGGACGTGTCCATGGCCACCGTCAGCACGCCCGTGCCGCCGCCCGTCAAGAACGACTGGCTCGAGAGCCGCCTCGACTCCAACCCGCGCCTGTCGCCGCCCTCGCCCGGCGGGccccgccgcgccgcgcccgcgcagCAAG GCTCGCTGGGCCAGCGCGGCGCGCCGCCGGTGCCGGGCGGCGCGGGGCGGCCGGCGCCGCCGCTGCCGTCGCGGCCCGGCGGGGCGGCGCCGCCCCCGCCCGGCGCGCGCCCGCTGCCGTCGCAGGGCCTGCCCGCGCCCCTCATACCCAC ACGGCCGGGCCCGGGCGCGGCGACGCAGCTGCCGCCGCACGTGCGCCAGCAGATCAACCAGGCCGTGGGGCAGGCCGTCACCGGCGCCGCGCTCAACGAGCTCAGCTCCGCCTTCGCCAGATTCAA cCGACCAGTGCCAAATGTGCCGCCAAAGCTGCCCGAGCGACCGCAGAACGGACGGCCATTTTGA
- the LOC113392567 gene encoding dynamin isoform X5, translating into MAGNFGMQQLIPVVNKLQDAFVQMGVHMSLDLPQIAVVGGQSAGKSSVLENFVGRDFLPRGSGIVTRRPLILQLIHSNTEYAEFLHCKGKKFVDFNEVRGEIEAETDRITGSNKGISPVPINLRVYSPNVLNLTLIDLPGLTKVPIGDQPVDIEQQIKAMIFQFIRRESCLILAVTPANTDLANSDALKLAKEVDPQGLRTIGVITKLDLMDEGTDARDVLENKLLPLRRGYIGVVNRSQKDIDGRKDISAALAAERKFFLSHPSYRHIADRLGTPYLQRVLNQQLTNHIRDTLPGLRDKLQKQLLTLEKDVEQYKHFRPDDPSIKTKAMLQMIQQLQTDFERTIEGSGSAQINTNELSGGAKINRLFHERFPFEIVKMEFDEKELRREIAFAIRNIHGIRVGLFTPDMAFEAIVKKQIARLKEPSLKCVDLVVQELSNVVRVCTERMSRYPRLREETERIIMSHVRSREQQCKEQLVLFVDCELAYMNTNHEDFIGFAKLDIPAQNQSENSAKSGHRALGNQVIRKGYMCIHNLGIMKGGSRDYWFVLTSESISWFKDEEEREKKYMLPLDGLKLRDLEQGFMSRRHMFALFNPEGRNVYKDYKQLELSCETQDDVDSWKASFLRAGVYPEKTSEAANGEDLFLPFPGLGGNKRSSDTSGTSSMDPQLERQVETIRNLVDSYMRIVTKTTRDLVPKTIMMMIINNAKDFINGELLAHLYASGDQSQMMEESPEEALKREEMLRMYHACKEALRIIGDVSMATVSTPVPPPVKNDWLESRLDSNPRLSPPSPGGPRRAAPAQQGSLGQRGAPPVPGGAGRPAPPLPSRPGGAAPPPPGARPLPSQGLPAPLIPTRPGPGAATQLPPHVRQQINQAVGQAVTGAALNELSSAFARFNRPVPNVPPKLPERPQNGRPF; encoded by the exons atggCTGGAAATTTTGGAATGCAACAGCTAATTCCCGTTGTAAACAAATTGCAAGATGCATTTGTTCAAATGGGCGTGCACATGTCCTTAGATCTTCCTCAAATTGCAGTTGTGGGTGGTCAATCCGCTGGAAAAAGTTCTGTGCTAGAAAATTTTGTAGGCAG AGACTTCTTGCCTCGTGGGTCGGGCATAGTCACCAGGCGACCCTTAATTCTGCAACTAATACATTCAAATACAG AATATGCGGAATTTCTCCACTGCAAGGGTAAAAAGTTCGTCGATTTCAATGAGGTGCGAGGGGAAATCGAGGCAGAGACGGATCGCATTACAGGCTCAAACAAGGGCATCTCGCCTGTGCCTATCAACTTGCGCGTCTATTCGCCAAATG TTCTCAATCTTACGTTGATCGACTTGCCCGGTTTGACGAAGGTGCCAATCGGAGATCAGCCGGTTGATATCGAACAACAGATCAAAGCCATGATATTCCAGTTCATACGGCGCGAGTCGTGCCTCATCCTCGCCGTCACGCCGGCTAACACCGACTTGGCGAACAGCGATGCCTTAAAACTTGCCAAAGAAGTAGACCCTCAAG GTCTTCGTACAATCGGCGTAATCACAAAGCTGGATCTCATGGACGAAGGAACGGACGCTCGTGACGTACTGGAGAACAAGCTGCTGCCACTCAGACGAGGCTACATCGGCGTTGTCAACCGTTCACAGAAGGATATCGACGGAAGGAAGGACATATCTGCCGCGCTCGCGGCTGAGAGGAAATTCTTCCTCAG TCATCCATCATACCGACACATTGCGGATCGACTGGGCACCCCGTACCTGCAGCGCGTACTGAACCAACAGCTCACCAACCACATCCGCGACACTCTGCCCGGCTTGCGAGATAAGTTGCAGAAACAACTGCTCACCCTCGAGAAAGATGTTGAACAGTACAAGCACTTCCGACCAGACGACCCATCCATCAAGACCAAGGCTATGTTGCa AATGATCCAGCAGCTACAGACGGACTTCGAAAGGACGATCGAAGGTTCTGGATCGGCACAGATAAACACGAACGAGCTCTCGGGAGGTGCGAAAATAAACAGATTGTTCCACGAACGGTTCCCATTCGAAATTGTTAAAATGGAATTCGATGAAAAAGAACTGCGTCGAGAAATTGCATTCGCTATTCGAAATATTCACGGTATCAGA gtGGGTCTTTTCACTCCGGATATGGCGTTCGAAGCGATAGTAAAGAAACAAATCGCTCGTCTAAAAGAGCCGAGTCTCAAGTGTGTTGACTTAGTCGTGCAGGAGTTGTCGAATGTCGTTCGCGTTTGTACAGAGAGG ATGTCGCGCTACCCGCGCCTGCGCGAGGAGACGGAGCGCATCATCATGTCGCACGTGCGCTCGCGCGAGCAGCAGTGCAAGGAGCAGCTCGTGCTGTTCGTGGACTGCGAGCTGGCCTACATGAACACCAACCACGAAGACTTCATCGGTTTCGCCAAGTTAGACATACC cgCACAGAATCAATCTGAAAACTCGGCAAAGTCAGGTCACCGCGCACTTGGCAACCAAGTCATCAGAAAAGGGTACATGTGCATACACAATCTTGGAATCATGAAAG GTGGGTCCCGTGACTACTGGTTCGTGCTGACGTCGGAGAGCATCTCGTGGTTCAAGGACGAGGAGGAGCGCGAGAAGAAGTATATGTTGCCGCTCGACGGGCTCAAGCTGCGTGACCTCGAACAGGGTTTCATGTCTCGCCGGCACATGTTCGCTCTCTTCAACCCGGAGGGCAGAAATGTCTACAAA GACTATAAGCAGTTAGAGTTATCATGTGAAACTCAGGACGATGTTGACTCTTGGAAAGCATCTTTCCTGCGAGCTGGTGTCTACCCTGAAAAGACTTCAGAAGCAGCTAACGGTGAAGAT ttatttctgCCTTTCCCGGGGTTGGGTGGAAATAAAAGA AGCTCGGACACGTCAGGTACTAGCAGCATGGATCCGCAGTTGGAGCGCCAAGTAGAGACCATTCGCAACCTTGTCGACTCCTACATGCGCATCGTGACCAAGACCACACGTGACCTCGTGCCCAAGACCATCATGATGATGATCATAAACAACGCCAAAGATTTCATCAACGGGGAACTCCTCGCGCATCTCTACGCGTCTGGTGATCAG TCTCAAATGATGGAAGAGTCTCCGGAGGAAGCGCTGAAGCGCGAAGAGATGTTGCGCATGTACCACGCGTGCAAGGAGGCGCTGCGCATCATCGGGGACGTGTCCATGGCCACCGTCAGCACGCCCGTGCCGCCGCCCGTCAAGAACGACTGGCTCGAGAGCCGCCTCGACTCCAACCCGCGCCTGTCGCCGCCCTCGCCCGGCGGGccccgccgcgccgcgcccgcgcagCAAG GCTCGCTGGGCCAGCGCGGCGCGCCGCCGGTGCCGGGCGGCGCGGGGCGGCCGGCGCCGCCGCTGCCGTCGCGGCCCGGCGGGGCGGCGCCGCCCCCGCCCGGCGCGCGCCCGCTGCCGTCGCAGGGCCTGCCCGCGCCCCTCATACCCAC ACGGCCGGGCCCGGGCGCGGCGACGCAGCTGCCGCCGCACGTGCGCCAGCAGATCAACCAGGCCGTGGGGCAGGCCGTCACCGGCGCCGCGCTCAACGAGCTCAGCTCCGCCTTCGCCAGATTCAA cCGACCAGTGCCAAATGTGCCGCCAAAGCTGCCCGAGCGACCGCAGAACGGACGGCCATTTTGA